One part of the Algibacter sp. L1A34 genome encodes these proteins:
- a CDS encoding acyl-CoA thioesterase, whose translation MKFHSRKWVKPEDLNANGTLFGGRLLEWIDEEAAIYAIIQLENQKVVTKFMSEIDFKSSAKQGDIVEIGINVVKFGRASLILSSEVRNKMTHETIITISNIVMVNIGPNGKPMPHGKTEIEYVVDRL comes from the coding sequence ATGAAATTTCATAGTAGAAAATGGGTAAAACCCGAAGATTTAAATGCGAACGGTACCTTGTTTGGAGGGCGCTTATTAGAGTGGATTGATGAAGAGGCTGCTATTTATGCCATCATACAATTAGAAAACCAAAAAGTGGTCACTAAATTTATGAGTGAAATCGATTTTAAATCGTCTGCAAAACAAGGTGATATTGTTGAAATTGGTATCAATGTTGTCAAGTTTGGTCGGGCTTCACTGATACTAAGTTCGGAAGTTAGAAATAAAATGACACATGAAACCATTATTACTATTTCCAACATTGTTATGGTAAATATTGGCCCGAACGGAAAGCCAATGCCACATGGGAAAACAGAAATCGAATATGTGGTTGATAGGTTGTAA